GATCATGCGCCCGGGATCAGGGCCGGGGGATGGTCAGGCTGTCGCCTACGCGCAGGGACGAGGCGTCTTTCAGATTGTTGGTGGACATGAGGGCCTTGGGCTCCACGCCGAATTTTTTGGCGATGCCCCACACGGTGTCGCCCTGGGCCACCTTGTGGCTGACGCCCTTTGCTGCGGGCGTGGCGACGGGTTTGGCGGCGGAAGGCGCTGTCGCGGGCTGCGGAAGGGCGGCCGGGGCGATGGGCTTGGGCGTGGGAAGTGGCGCAACCGCAGGCGTGGTCTTGGCCGCCGTCTGGACGGACCCGGCGGGGAGGGGAGGCTGCGCGGCCGTTGCCTGGGCCACCTGGAAAGGCTTGGGCGTAAACGGGGCGACATCCCGGAGGGCGGTCTTTGCAGCGGGGACGGCTGTCGCCTGGGCGCCAGGGGCCTGGGTGGCGGCGGAGGCCGGAATGGAAAGGGTTTTCCCAGCCTGGAGGGCGTTGGGCGAGGACAGTGCGTTGGCGGCCAGAAGCGCCTGGGGGTTGACGGAAAAACGCTTGGCGATGGCGTGGACGGTGTCGCCCGGCTTGACCACGTAGGAGGCCGAGCGGCCGGTGTCTGGCGATGCGGCGGGATTTGCGGCGGAGGCCTTGCCGGAGGGCTTTTTCCCGGCGGCGGCCTTGTCGGACGCCGTCTTCTGGGCCACCAGGGCCTGGGCGGATTTGGTCTCCGCGCCGGGGATGACCAGCACCTTGCCGATGGACAGGCTTTGGGGCGAGGCGATGTTGTTGGCGGCCATGAGTTCCTGGGGGGAGACGCCGTAGCGTGAGGAAATGGCGCTGACAGTGTCGCCCTTTTGGATGGTGTGGCTGGAGGCGTTCGTGCCCGTGGCGGCCATCTGCCGGATTTCCGTGGGCAGGCTCGGAGCCCGGGCCATTTGGGCGTCTGAACCGCCACCGGGGATGGTCAGCCAGCGGCCGACGGACAGTTTGCTTGAGCCCTTCATGCGGTTGGCCTGGGCCAGTTCGCTGACGGACACGCCGTAGCGCGCGGCGATGGCCTGGAGGGATTCGCCTTTGCGCACGCGGTGTTTGCTCGAGGCCGGGGCCTTGGCGGATGGCGCGCCCCGGTCTTCGAATTCGGCCAGAAGCCCGGCCTCCTTGCTCGACCCGCTGGCCGGGATGCGCACGGCCGTGCCCGACGTCAGGGTATCGGGAACCTGGGCGTTGTATTCGCGAAGCGCCGCCACGGGGATGCCCGTGCGCCGGGAGATGTTCCACCATGTCTCGCCGGACTGGGCCAGATAGGTCTGGTAGCCGGCCGGGGAGTGGGATTCGGGATTTTTCAGGAAGGCCATGGCCAGCTCATACTTGGCCTGGGGCACGTAGACCGTGCTTTCCCGCCCCGGGGGGCTTACCTGGCGGCGGAACCCGGCGTTGGCCTCGTGGAAGCTCTCCCAGTCCACTCCCACGGCCTGGGCCATGGCCAGCAGGTCCGTGCCGCCTGGAACCGGGACTTCCTTCATGGTTGGCCCGGCCTGCCAGTTGACCGGCCGGAATCCCAGGGTGTCCAGGTTCTGGAAGATCTTGAGCACAGCCAAAAACTTGGGCACGTAATGGCGCGTTTCCTGTTTGAGCAGGGCGGGATTTTTGGCCAGATCGAAAAAGTCCTGCTGGCCGCTTTGGGCCATGGCCCGGGAGACCTTGCCCTCCCCGGCGTTGTAGGCGGCCAGGGCCAGGTGCCAGTCCCCGAACATCTGATACAGCACGGTGAGGTATTTGGCGGCGGCCACCGTGGCCTTGTAGGGATTGCGGCGCTCGTCCTCCCACCAGTCCACGGTCAGGCCGAAGCGTTTGGCGGTGTAGGGCATGAACTGCCACATGCCGCCCGCACCGGCGTGGGAATAGGCCATGGAGTTGTAGCCGGATTCGATAAAGGGAAGCACCACGAGGTCGGGAGGCAGGTTGAAGCTGGTCATGACGGCCCGGACATAAGCCAGATGCGGCTCGGCGCGCACCAGCCAGCGTTCCATGGTGCCGCGTTTCTCCATGGAGAAATACTGGAGAAACATTTGGACTTCCTCGGTCTCGCGCACATCCAGGTCAAACTGGATTTCGCCGCGCGAGGACAGGGCGCGTTTCTCCTGCTCGGTCAAGGGGCGGCCGCGTTTGATGTCCTCAAGGACTTTGGAATCCCACAACTCAGGCTCAAGGTTGGCCCGCATGTCGTAGTTTTCCTTGTCAGCCTGGTTTTTTCCTCCGCAACCGGGTACGACAAGAAGCAAAAGACAAATAAATATGGTTACATAAGCCGACATGCGTCCTCCGCGATACGCCTACGCCATGGAAGACGGCGCAAGGGAACAGGCGGCTCCCGCGCGAGGGAGGGCACCTGAAAAATGCAGGTATTTCCAAGATAATTGAGTAATTGTAAGCCAGTAGTACAGGGGACTCAAATGCGCAACTAAAAAATAATTTAGGCTTTGCCCGGCAAAAGGTGTTTCCTTTTGTCCGGTTTCGGGAAAAAATCAGCACCATGAACCAGTCACGCCATCCAACTCCGCCGCCAGGTTCCGAGGGCCATCCCGTAGAGTCCTCTACCTCCACCCGCAGACCCGGGGGGACAGGCCGTCCCCCGCCGTCCCAGAGGACGTGGTGCCGGGCAAAAAACCCGTGCGCGAACTGCTTTCCACGGACCCGCGCCGGGTGGACGCCGTGGTCATGCGTCGGGACCGGCACGGCAAGGACATGGCCGATATCCTCGACGCCTGCCGGGCCGCCGGGGTGCGCTTCCGGTTCGCCCCCAAGGAAGATCTGGACCGGTTGTGCGGCGGGGCCACCCACCAGGGGGTCGTGGCGCTTTTGGCCGCCGCGCCACTGGCCGATCTGGGGGATGTGCTCGACTCCGGACTGGCCTCGCCGTTCCCTGTCGTCCTGGCCCTGGACCAGGTGCAGGACACGGGCAATGTCGGCGCCCTGGCCCGTACCCTCTACGCCCTGGGCGGCGGCGGCATGGTCATCCCCAAGCACGAGGCCGCCCGGCTCGGTCCCGGCGCGGCCCGGGCCTCGGCCGGTGCCCTGTCCCGGCTGGCGGTGCATAAGGCCGTGAACCTTTCCCGGGCCCTGGAGACGTTTGCCGACCGGGGCTACGCCATCGTCTGCGCCACGGACGACCCCGAGGCCGTCGACGCCTTCACCGCGCAACTGCCGTTTCCCATGGTGCTGGTGCTGGGCAACGAAGACAAAGGCATCCGGTCCTGCGTGGCCAAACGCTGCGACCTGAAACTGCGCATCCCCTTCGCCCGACAGTTCGACTCCCTAAACGTCGCCCAGGCCGGCGCCGTCATCCTGGGACTGGCCGCCGCCCAACGCGCCCGCGCGGCGGACTGAGGCGGGGTGGCTGCCGGGGCTGCCGCCCCGCCCTGCGTCGGGGCTGCCGCCCCGAACCCCGCCCGGGGGAAATCATTTCCCCCGGACCCCCTGATATCGTTGGCGTTTCCGGCACAGCGTAGCTGTGCCGGAAACGCCAACGAAAATCAGGTTGGCGGGAGAGAATGCTCTCTCCCGCACGCGGACGCGAAGCGCGACAAAGTTTTTGGGAGGGGGTCCAGGGGGAACCTTTTTTTCAAAAAAGGTTCCCCCTGGCTGTCTAATAATCCGAGAGATGGCGGCCGGAGAGCCAGCCTTCCAGGGCGCGGGCCGGGACGTACACCCGCGTCCAGCCGTCGCCGTAGCCCAGAACCTGGACCTCCTCGCCCTGGACGAGGGTGGCGGTCACCGCGCAGGACGTGCCCGGACAGGCCCGCAGGTTGAGTGTCGCCGCCTTGACCCGGGTGATGACCGGGGCATAGGCCGGGGCCGACGGCTCGGGAACCGGTACGCAGCCGTATCCCGGCGACCAGCCGTATCCGGCCGGACAGGGCATGGGCGCGACGACGACCTGCGGCGGCGGGGCCGGGTCGTAGCGGCTTTGCGGCACGTATACCACGCAGCCGTGCAGGGCGGGCAGGATGCACAGCGCGGCAAGGATCAAAAAAGAGAAAAACGCGCGGCGTGTCATGGCGTTCCTCCTGGAAGCGGGCGCGCGCCGATATTTCCGTCGGCAGCGCCCTGTTGCGGACCAATTCGCCGGGGCAAGGCTAGCATCCCCCCCCAAAGACGGTCAACGAAGGGGCGTTGCGGACGGCGGGGCCTTCAGGCCGCCTAGGCCCTTTACATTCGCCGCTTCCTCCGCATAAGATATTTCTTTTTGTTTACACCGCGCGAATCCAACAGCGGGAGACCCGATCATGGCCCCACATTTTCTCACCATTTTGGACATGACCTGCGCCGACGCCTGGAAGGTGCTCGGCAAAGCCGCCGACATGAAGGCCGAGGACTATCGCAGCAACCTGCTGGCCGGGAAAAGCATCGCCCTGGTTTTCGAAAAGGCCTCCACCCGCACCCGGGTGTCCTTCGAGGTGGCCATCGCCCACCTGGGCGGCAGGGCCATCTTCATGACCAGCCAGGATTCCCAGCTTGGCCGCCACGAACCCGTGCGCGACACCGCCCGCGTCCTGTCCCGGTATGTGGACGGCATGGTGGTGCGCACCTTCGGCCACGACAAGCTCAAGGAACTGGCCGCCCATAGCGCCGTGCCGGTCGTCAACGCCCTATCCGACGACTACCACCCCTGCCAGGTCCTAAGCGACATCCTGACCATCCGGGAACATGCCTCGGATCTGACCGGCGTGCGCGTGGCCTATGTGGGCGACGGCAACAACATGGCCCATTCCTGGATCAACGCCGCTGTGCATTTCCCCATCGAACTGACCCTGGCCACTCCCGAGCAGTACGCGCCCAACCCGCGCATCCTGGAACATGCCCTGTCCCTGGGGGCCAAGGTCCGCCTGACCCACGATCCGGTTTCCGGCGTAGCTGGGGCCAACTACGTCTATACCGACGTGTGGGCCTCCATGGGCCAGGAGGCCGAACAGGACGCCCGGGCCAAAGTCTTTTCCCCCTTCCAGGTGAACGAGGCGCTGCTTTCCCGCGCCGCGCCGGGCTGCATGGCCCTGCACTGCCTGCCCGCCCATCGGGGCGAGGAGATCACCGACGAGGTTATGGAGGGCCCGCGTTCCCTGCTCTGGGACCAGGCTGAAAACCGGCTGCACATGCAAAAGGCCATCCTGGAATGGGTCTTCGATTCCGGGGCCAGGGCCGATTAACGCAACACCAAGCACACGGACGACACCGACATGAGCGACATAAAAAAAGTGGTCCTGGCCTACTCCGGCGGCCTGGACACCTCGGTCATCCTCAAGTGGATCAAAAAGACCTACAACTGCGAGGTCGTAACCCTTACCGCCGACCTGGGCCAGGAAGAGGAACTCGACGGCCTGGAGGAAAAGGCCCTGCGCACCGGCGCGTCCAAGGCCTTCATCCTCGACCTGCGCGAGGAGTTCGCCGCAGACTTCATCTTCCCCATGCTCCGGGCCTGCGCCGTCTACGAGGGGCGGTACCTTCTGGGCACCTCCATCGCCCGGCCGCTCATCGCCAAGGCCCAGGTGGACATCGCCCGCTCCGAAGGCGCCACGGCCATCGCCCACGGGGCCACGGGCAAGGGCAACGACCAGGTGCGCTTCGAGCTCACGGCCAACGTTCTGGAACCGCGCCTTACGGTGATCGCCCCCTGGCGGGAATGGGACTTCCGCTCCCGCACCGACCTCATCAACTTCGCCAGGCAAAACGGCATCCCCGTGCCCTCGGACAAAGGCCCGTCCTACAGCATGGACCGCAACCTCATGCACCTAAGCTTCGAGGGCCAGGAACTGGAAGATCCCTGGAACGAGCCCGGGCCCGGCAGCCACCTTTTGTGCGCGCCCATCGAAAAGGCCCCGGACAAACCCGAGATCATCACCATCGACTTCGAGAAGGGCGACCCCGTGGCCGTCAACGGTGAGCGCCTGTCCCCGGCGGCCCTGATCAAGACCCTCAACACCCTGGGCGGCGTTCACGGCATCGGCCGCCTGGACATGGTGGAGAACCGCTACGTGGGCATGAAGTCGCGCGGGGTGTACGAGACCCCGGGCTGCACCATCCTGCACGCCGCGCACCGTGACCTGGAAGGCATCTGCATGGACCGCGAGGTCTTGCACATGCGCGACCAGCTCATCCCGCGCTACGCCGAAATGGTCTACTACGGCTACTGGTTTTCGCCGGAGCGCAAGGCCCTGCAGGCCCTCATGGACCAGGCCCAGGAACGCGTCACCGGCACGGTGCGCCTCAAGCTCTACAAGGGCAACGTCGTCCCCCTGGGACGCAAGTCGCCCCTGTCGCTGTATAACGCCAACCTGGCGACCTTCGAGGAAGACGAGGTCTACAACCAGGCCGACGCTACCGGGTTCATCCGGCTGGCCGGATTGCGCCTGCGCGGCCTGGGCCGGTAGGAAGGCCTCCGGCGGCCAGGGGGGAAACCTTTTTGAAAAAAGGTTTCCCCCCTGGACCCCCCTTCGAAAAACTT
Above is a genomic segment from Desulfolutivibrio sulfodismutans DSM 3696 containing:
- a CDS encoding LysM peptidoglycan-binding domain-containing protein — protein: MRANLEPELWDSKVLEDIKRGRPLTEQEKRALSSRGEIQFDLDVRETEEVQMFLQYFSMEKRGTMERWLVRAEPHLAYVRAVMTSFNLPPDLVVLPFIESGYNSMAYSHAGAGGMWQFMPYTAKRFGLTVDWWEDERRNPYKATVAAAKYLTVLYQMFGDWHLALAAYNAGEGKVSRAMAQSGQQDFFDLAKNPALLKQETRHYVPKFLAVLKIFQNLDTLGFRPVNWQAGPTMKEVPVPGGTDLLAMAQAVGVDWESFHEANAGFRRQVSPPGRESTVYVPQAKYELAMAFLKNPESHSPAGYQTYLAQSGETWWNISRRTGIPVAALREYNAQVPDTLTSGTAVRIPASGSSKEAGLLAEFEDRGAPSAKAPASSKHRVRKGESLQAIAARYGVSVSELAQANRMKGSSKLSVGRWLTIPGGGSDAQMARAPSLPTEIRQMAATGTNASSHTIQKGDTVSAISSRYGVSPQELMAANNIASPQSLSIGKVLVIPGAETKSAQALVAQKTASDKAAAGKKPSGKASAANPAASPDTGRSASYVVKPGDTVHAIAKRFSVNPQALLAANALSSPNALQAGKTLSIPASAATQAPGAQATAVPAAKTALRDVAPFTPKPFQVAQATAAQPPLPAGSVQTAAKTTPAVAPLPTPKPIAPAALPQPATAPSAAKPVATPAAKGVSHKVAQGDTVWGIAKKFGVEPKALMSTNNLKDASSLRVGDSLTIPRP
- a CDS encoding SH3 domain-containing protein: MTRRAFFSFLILAALCILPALHGCVVYVPQSRYDPAPPPQVVVAPMPCPAGYGWSPGYGCVPVPEPSAPAYAPVITRVKAATLNLRACPGTSCAVTATLVQGEEVQVLGYGDGWTRVYVPARALEGWLSGRHLSDY
- a CDS encoding argininosuccinate synthase, encoding MSDIKKVVLAYSGGLDTSVILKWIKKTYNCEVVTLTADLGQEEELDGLEEKALRTGASKAFILDLREEFAADFIFPMLRACAVYEGRYLLGTSIARPLIAKAQVDIARSEGATAIAHGATGKGNDQVRFELTANVLEPRLTVIAPWREWDFRSRTDLINFARQNGIPVPSDKGPSYSMDRNLMHLSFEGQELEDPWNEPGPGSHLLCAPIEKAPDKPEIITIDFEKGDPVAVNGERLSPAALIKTLNTLGGVHGIGRLDMVENRYVGMKSRGVYETPGCTILHAAHRDLEGICMDREVLHMRDQLIPRYAEMVYYGYWFSPERKALQALMDQAQERVTGTVRLKLYKGNVVPLGRKSPLSLYNANLATFEEDEVYNQADATGFIRLAGLRLRGLGR
- the argF gene encoding ornithine carbamoyltransferase: MAPHFLTILDMTCADAWKVLGKAADMKAEDYRSNLLAGKSIALVFEKASTRTRVSFEVAIAHLGGRAIFMTSQDSQLGRHEPVRDTARVLSRYVDGMVVRTFGHDKLKELAAHSAVPVVNALSDDYHPCQVLSDILTIREHASDLTGVRVAYVGDGNNMAHSWINAAVHFPIELTLATPEQYAPNPRILEHALSLGAKVRLTHDPVSGVAGANYVYTDVWASMGQEAEQDARAKVFSPFQVNEALLSRAAPGCMALHCLPAHRGEEITDEVMEGPRSLLWDQAENRLHMQKAILEWVFDSGARAD
- a CDS encoding TrmH family RNA methyltransferase, whose amino-acid sequence is MPGKKPVRELLSTDPRRVDAVVMRRDRHGKDMADILDACRAAGVRFRFAPKEDLDRLCGGATHQGVVALLAAAPLADLGDVLDSGLASPFPVVLALDQVQDTGNVGALARTLYALGGGGMVIPKHEAARLGPGAARASAGALSRLAVHKAVNLSRALETFADRGYAIVCATDDPEAVDAFTAQLPFPMVLVLGNEDKGIRSCVAKRCDLKLRIPFARQFDSLNVAQAGAVILGLAAAQRARAAD